The genomic stretch TTGAAGGGTAGAATTCAAAAGTAATTGTTATTTGGCAGTCAGGATGATCAAGTATGTGGGAAGATACATGTAACAGCATCCAGAAGCAAGTGGAATAGTTGACATAAGCAATACACATAGCGAACTACCAATGTGTCAATAAGGGGTAGGGAACAACAAAAGTGTGCACAAGCAAGCAATACTTCATTTGACAAACAAAAAGGGCAAGCGGTACTTACAATAGGATGAGCTAACAACTCCCCAAAGTTGTAGATGTTGTCCCCCAGCAATGCTGCAAGAGAGAGATCGAATGCCAAGTCCTGTAGCAAGCCAATACGTATCAAACATCAGTAGAATTAACATCCCTGGCACGTTTCAAACTAAAACAAATATGAACTCGATAAAATGGTTTCTTCTGTACTACGATTGGTGTTGTTGTTAACTGAGAAAAACTGACCAGTTTGAACGGCTCCGAGAGGGTGCCAACAGTGGTGTAGGCTAGGAAGAGGAGCGCATTCTTGTAGAACTCTGCAAACTCCTGGAGCGACTTGTGGTACTGCGAGGAGATCCAGTAGAAGCTGGCGTGGACGGTGGGGTCGACATCGGTCATGCCGTCGAGGGTGGCCTTGCCTTCCTCGAGGAGGTTCTTGCACTCCTTGTGGCTGCCCTTGTCGAGGTGGATGGCGGCGATCTGCATCTTGACGTGGAGGATGGGCTCGTCGATGCGCAGCTCCCTCGTCTCGCGGAGCTTGGCGATCACCCCCTCGAGGAAGGCGACGGCGGCCCCCTTGTCGGCGTACTGGCGCGAGGCCACCACGGCGAACTGCGCGAGCTTGAGCAGGTTGATCTTGGTCTCGAAGTCGGCGATGAAGTTGGTGTAGAGCTGTATGAGCGTGTCGCCCGTCTGCAGGTGGAACGGGTCAATTGCCGTagtgacaaaaaaaaaaacagtcagTCAGTTCTAGTTAGCGCTCTAGATCGAATTATAGGCTGGCAGGCACGAGTAGCAGAAGAAACAGGCGAATTGCCGTAGAGACAAAAACCAGTCAGTTCTAGTTAGAACTCTAAATCGAACTATAGCCTAGCAGATACATGCGTAGCAGGTCAATTGCCGTACAGACAAAAAAAACAGTCAATCAGTTATAGTTAGCGCTCTAGATCGAATTATAATAGCATAGCAGGCACATGAGCAGCAGAAGGAACAGGCGAATTGCCGTGAAGACAAACAAAATCAGTCGGTTCTAATTAGCGCTCTATGAATCGAATTATAGCGTGATGACAGGCACATGAGTAGAGACGCGTGGCGACTGACGCCGCATCTAATAAGGAGTACCTACATCTGCATCGGGTGAAGTGGAGATGGGGGTAGGTTACCTGTGCGAGCGGGATCTGGAGGAACTGGTCCAGCTTGAGGGTGAGCTGGTGCCAGAGCTTGCGCTGGTAGAGGTCGGCGAGGTCGGCGTACCAGTCGGCGAGGTCCGGCCGCGCCTGCCGCTGCGCCTCCACGTACTGCAGCGCCATGGACGACGGCGGGGGTGGGCGGGGGCGGACCTGAATCTGAAGAGGGCTTTCCGTTAGGGTTTGGGGGAGGGGGCCAAGTAGAGCAGCAACAGCAATGcggcgaggcggggcggggcgAGGTAGATGAAAGTAAAACCCTAGAGGAGTTGGAGTTGGACGATAGAAACGAGAAAGAGAATTGGAGTTGGCAGCTCACCGTGGGCGAGGCGAGATATACTTGCCGTGGAAAATCAATCTACGGGTGGAAGAAGCCGTGCCGGAGGAGGAGCAGCCAGGTTGCCTACAAGAGGAAACGTGTGCGCCGCGGACGGAGGGACTGCCCAAGCCCAATGCGGCGATGGCACGTGCAGGTGCAGACCAGCCCAGCCCAACAGGATGGGGCGACGACACCACCTTGCTAGCCCTGACCGATGTACCCAGAGCCTGTTAGCCCAAAACATTTAAAGCGACCCATCATCACCCCACACAGTTGTAAAAAAAAAACCACCCCAATACACCAATGACTGCAACAACACCAGCTCAAAAAAAATGCAACAACATGTTTCCCTCCTAGTCCTTCGCGCTCGGCCGAGTGTAATGTAGATGTCATTTTTTGAATCTAGCAtttattatgaaatcacaccatgtcgCATTATCAACGAGAACACCGCCTCACATTCAAATAAAATAATTCACATCCATGATACTAGCCACCCATGACGGCCTCAAGGTACGTCCATCCCACTAGTCACCTTCAATGCTCTGCTCTCTTCTCCTTTGTGCTTTTTTTCACCTTCTTCGCGGATATGGGCATATATTCACTCTACACCGACGAGTCAATCGTGGAGACACGCCTCCTTCTCCCATCGGCCATAACCAAACATCGCCACTCGAGTCAAAAGAGAAAAATGGTGGGATTGTGAAGGTTTTCAGAACAATTAAATGGTCAACCGCCATGCAATAGAACACCTCCTTGTCGTTAACCATTAGTCCAACATCATCTAGAGATGAAAAGGCATGATCTACAATAGACTTTTTTTGTTTTGTCTATTGCAAGTAGTGATTGAGTGCATAATACAACATGTGAATACCAAACTGAATAAAGAAACTTGTCATGATAATATGGCATTTTTCAGTAGAAAACTCTTCGGCCTTTTTTGACAAAAGAGATTGTCCATTGGTTAAGAAAAGATTGACATCTATCAATTATTACAAAGTCTTATATACCCTATATATAGGATTATGTTCCTCCTCTAGATGCTCTTGGATTCCAAAATTTTAGTTAAATTTCATGTTCTTCGATTCCAAAATTATTACCCGAGTTTTCCCTCTATTCCTAACGGCTCACTTTAGATACAATAGTTAACGACGACCTTGCGATATAACGCTTTATTGTTTAGCTTAGGATAGACTCTTTCATGTTATGTGGTGCACTGGTGCCTGTCTTCGAACTAGCCGGCATGAAATTTATGCTATGCTCATAGCGACTGATAGTTTTTTTTGCGGGGTAGTTTCTTGTATCTAAACCTCTGCATTCTAGAAAATATGTACGCCTTTGCCTAC from Lolium rigidum isolate FL_2022 chromosome 4, APGP_CSIRO_Lrig_0.1, whole genome shotgun sequence encodes the following:
- the LOC124706433 gene encoding 26S proteasome non-ATPase regulatory subunit 13 homolog B-like, producing the protein MALQYVEAQRQARPDLADWYADLADLYQRKLWHQLTLKLDQFLQIPLAQTGDTLIQLYTNFIADFETKINLLKLAQFAVVASRQYADKGAAVAFLEGVIAKLRETRELRIDEPILHVKMQIAAIHLDKGSHKECKNLLEEGKATLDGMTDVDPTVHASFYWISSQYHKSLQEFAEFYKNALLFLAYTTVGTLSEPFKLDLAFDLSLAALLGDNIYNFGELLAHPIINSLTGTKVEWVYHMLEAFNTGNLVLYQELCRVHNAALSAQPALVQNEQKLLEKINILCLMEIIFSRPSEDRTIPLTVIAEQTKLSISEVECLLMKSLSVHLIEGIIDEVESTVHVSWVQPRVLGITQVKALRERLDSWIGKVHTTLLSVEAETPDLVAA